A region of the Agrobacterium sp. RAC06 genome:
CGGCCGAGCCGAGATTGAACATGGCGGCATCGCTCTGATCGCTGATCGTGACCAGCAAGCCACCTTCCGTCGGCGTGACGATGAGCCCCTCGGCCAGCTTGCCGGCTGCTCCGCCAATGGCATTTGCGATTTCAGCCTTGAGGGTGTCCGCCGCCGCAAGCTGAGCCTCGAGCTCAGCCTCGGCGGTTTCCGGCTTCTCAGCAACTCCCTCGAGCGGCTGTTCGGTCTGGCCGATCTCCGACGCGTCTGCGTCGGCCGGCTTGTCAGCGGCCATCGCTTCTGATGGCGTGGCTGCCGGATCCGGTTTCTGACCGGGCACTACAAGGGCGATCTGCTGTTCGGGCTCGGTCGAAGGTTCAGACGTGTCAGCGTCGGATGGCGAGGCGGTCTGTGCCTGCTCGGCCGGCGTCTGCGCGTCGGTCGGATCGCCCGGCGGACCGTTGGCGGTCTGAACCTGCTGCGTCCAGAAATCCGGATCGAAAGGATCGCGATAGGCCTCACCGCCCTGAGCGCCGGTAGACGGGCCAGAGTCGGCTGCGCCGCCTTCGCCCTTGGCGCTGACATTGGCCTGTTGCCCGACTTCCTGGGCAATTTCAGCCAGAACCGAATAGGGGTTTTCGAAGAAGTCGGCCTCCGAATAATTGGCTTCGTCGCCCGAGGAGGCCGTCTGGTCGTCACCGGTCGCGGCGGCGGAACCTACCTTGTCCTGGTCTTCATCGACCTGGGAGCGTTCCTTCTTCTCTTGGCCCTCGCTGGTTTCGACCGGCTTCTCGAGCCCCTTTTCGGTGGGCTTTTCGTCGGCAAGCTGAATTGGATTGAAGTAACTGGCCACCGTGGCCTTGGTCTCTTCATTGGCAGCATTGACCAGCCACATGACGAGGAAGAAGGCCATCATCGCTGTCATGAAGTCGGCAAAGGCGATCTTCCACGCTCCGCCATGCGCGCCATCGTGGTCACCCTTGCGGCGCTTGACGATGATGATCTGGCTCTTGCCGTGGTGGTGGTTCTCGTCGCTCATGCCAGCACTTTCTTCAGGCTCGCCGTAAAGGCCGAGATGCGGGTGACGAGCGCGGCATCGCCGAATTCAGCCGAGAGATCGAGGTCCGGATCCTCGACATGGCGCAGGAAACTTGTCTGCTCCGGCATTTCCGACTGCAGCTTTTCAAACAGGAGACGAGGCCCCTTGACCTCAATCGTGCCTGCCTCGCCCGCATTTATGGCTGCCTTCAAGAGTTCAGCCAGGTCTTTCACAGCCTTCTCGGCAAGGGCCTCGCCAATCGCCGGAGCGAGCGCAATCGCCGCCTGTTCGCTCACGGCCATCGAGAGCCTCTCGATCACGTCCGGCAGCTTCGTCGCGAGCAGGTCTGCAAATTCATCACGCAGTTTCTGGTCACGCTCGGCCAGCGCCTGCGCGTGGGCTATCTCGATTGCCTGCCGGTCCACCTCGAAACGCTCCGCAGCTGCCTTTTCACCGGCTTCATGACCCTCGGCATAGGCCTCCCGCTTGATGGCCTCGACGTCGACTGCCTCGGGTTCGGGAAGCGCCGGGAAGTCCATGTCGAAGGCATCCACCGACGGCATATCGAAGGCCGGCGCCGGCGGCGCAGGTGGCGCGACCGTTGTCGAAAAGTCCTTGAGATAACGGGCCAAAGGCATGCTCATGGGCAATCGCCTCCATCGGCGACAGATTGGACACGGCTGAAGTGCAATTCCAGGAGAAGAAGATCAAACATCAGCATGTCCGTACGCGTTCTCTCATCTTCAAGGATCGTTCAAAGCTCATTCGGCACGGCTTGGCTTCTGATGCCACGTGCGCTTCCTGAAGCTAGGGGTTCAAACTTGCGCGAAGATGAATGAGGCTGGTGGCGACCTGCTTCAAAACGGCACGGAACCGCTGGATACCAGTATATCCAGCGGTTCAAGGCTTATCGCTGGAAGAGCGTCAGGAGCTTTTCTGCGCTGCTATTGGCGATCGAGAGTGCCTGGATGCCAAGCTGCTGCTGGGTCTGCAACGCCTTCAGACGCGTCGATTCCTCGTTCATGTCGGCATCGACCAGACGGCCAATGCCCTTGTCGATCACGTCCATGAGGTTCGAGACGAAGGTGTCCTGCATCTCGATACGGCTGGTGATGGCGCCGAGGGTGGCGGCGGCATCGGTCAGCTGCTGGATGACGTTGTCGACGACGGCAATCATGTCGTCGAGCGCTTCCTTGGACGTGTTGGTGTTTATCGCGATCTCGTCGCCACCGGTCGGCGCCCCCATGTCGAGGAGGTAATATTCGCGTGCACCGGTACCGGTGTTGCGCAGCACGTCGGCGTCGATTGACTTGGTGAGGAAGCCGCGAGACGCATCCTGGATATCGATCAGCACGGATTCGGCGGTGTCAAAGTCGAGGGTCGTGACCTGAACGCTGCCGTCGGCTCCGCGGACGAAGGAGGAAACGACCTGCTTGGTACCCAACTCCAGCGCATTGGTGTTGTAAAGCCAGTTTTCACCCGAGAAGGATGCGGACTGGGCAGAAGAAATCAGCTGGTTCTTCAGCTGCGTCATTTCTTCGTTGATCTTGTTCTTGTCGACGCCGGGCTCGCTCGCGGCAACCAGCTTTGCCTTGATCGTGGACATCACGTCGACGACATTGTCGAGCGCCGTGTAAGCGGTATCAACGGTTGCCGCACCGAGGCCAAGTGCGTCGGAAACTGTCGAGAGCGCAGCATTGTCGGAACGCATCGTCGTGGCGATTGACCAATAGCCGGCATTGTCGGCTGCCGTTTCGACCCGGTAACCCGACGATACGCGCCGCTGGGTCATCTCGAGATTGTTGTCGATCGAACGAAGTGTCTGCAGCGCCGCCATGGCGGCCGCATTGGTCATAATACTGGTCATGCTTGGTGCCCCTAAGCGTGTCGGACTGCGCATCCGGCGACTTGCCGGCACGACGGGAGGGCATCATGCAAAACGCGCGAACGCGCGATCCCCGTCACTGTTAACAAATCGTTAACAGCGGCAGTTAACAAACAGACCAAGGACA
Encoded here:
- a CDS encoding MotB family protein, which codes for MSDENHHHGKSQIIIVKRRKGDHDGAHGGAWKIAFADFMTAMMAFFLVMWLVNAANEETKATVASYFNPIQLADEKPTEKGLEKPVETSEGQEKKERSQVDEDQDKVGSAAATGDDQTASSGDEANYSEADFFENPYSVLAEIAQEVGQQANVSAKGEGGAADSGPSTGAQGGEAYRDPFDPDFWTQQVQTANGPPGDPTDAQTPAEQAQTASPSDADTSEPSTEPEQQIALVVPGQKPDPAATPSEAMAADKPADADASEIGQTEQPLEGVAEKPETAEAELEAQLAAADTLKAEIANAIGGAAGKLAEGLIVTPTEGGLLVTISDQSDAAMFNLGSAVPRRELVVAMEKLGQILQEKPGRIVIRGHTDARPFRGTENDNWRLSMARAHSAYFMLVRGGLDEDRVEQVSGFADRRLQVPEDPLADANRRIEILIEAEQG
- a CDS encoding GTPase yields the protein MSMPLARYLKDFSTTVAPPAPPAPAFDMPSVDAFDMDFPALPEPEAVDVEAIKREAYAEGHEAGEKAAAERFEVDRQAIEIAHAQALAERDQKLRDEFADLLATKLPDVIERLSMAVSEQAAIALAPAIGEALAEKAVKDLAELLKAAINAGEAGTIEVKGPRLLFEKLQSEMPEQTSFLRHVEDPDLDLSAEFGDAALVTRISAFTASLKKVLA
- a CDS encoding flagellin N-terminal helical domain-containing protein, with the protein product MTSIMTNAAAMAALQTLRSIDNNLEMTQRRVSSGYRVETAADNAGYWSIATTMRSDNAALSTVSDALGLGAATVDTAYTALDNVVDVMSTIKAKLVAASEPGVDKNKINEEMTQLKNQLISSAQSASFSGENWLYNTNALELGTKQVVSSFVRGADGSVQVTTLDFDTAESVLIDIQDASRGFLTKSIDADVLRNTGTGAREYYLLDMGAPTGGDEIAINTNTSKEALDDMIAVVDNVIQQLTDAAATLGAITSRIEMQDTFVSNLMDVIDKGIGRLVDADMNEESTRLKALQTQQQLGIQALSIANSSAEKLLTLFQR